From Quercus lobata isolate SW786 chromosome 1, ValleyOak3.0 Primary Assembly, whole genome shotgun sequence, one genomic window encodes:
- the LOC115976243 gene encoding linoleate 13S-lipoxygenase 2-1, chloroplastic-like — MLKPQLHLSNSTKVPFLLHKPFIHGNFNASLPLPISMHSFCRKNKHIVRVGFNPNNIKAQAVASSTEKSVSVKAIVTVKPTVGGFLTNLGIDRGLDDIQDLLGKTLLLELVQAELDPKTGLEKDTIKGYAHRTKGEENGVVKYELSFEVPVDFGEIGAVYVENEHHNEMYLQDIILDGFSNGPVYVNCNSWVHSKYDNPQKRVFFSNKSYLPSQTPSGLCRLRETELEILRGNGQGERKSFERIYDYDVYNDIGNPDSSVDLKRPVLGGKEHPYPRRCRTGRPRCKTDPLSEEWSSSVYVPRDECFAEVKQLTFSAKTVYSVIHALVPSLETAIIDADLGFPYFTAIDSLFNEGINLPPLKNQKTGFFSTLLPRLIKAINDAEDGLLRFETPETMERDKFFWFRDEEFARQTLAGLNPCSIKLVTEWPLKSQLDPKIYGPAESAITTELIEREIKGFMTVNEAIKNKKLFVLDYHDLLLPYVSKVREIKGTTLYGSRTLFFLTPNGTLRPLAIELTRPPMDGKPQWKDVYLPTWDATGVWLWRLAKAHVLAHDSGYHQLVSHWLRTHCATEPYIIATNRQLSVMHPIYRLLHPHFRYTMEINALARQALINAGGIIESSFSPGKYSLEFSSVAYDKQWQFNLQALPADLISRGMAVEDPTAPHGLKLSIEDYPFANDGLLLWDAIKEWVSEYVNHYYPNPSLITSDQELQAWWNEIRTEGHADKKDEPWWPVLKTPKDLIEITTTIVWVASGHHAAVNFGQYAYGAYFPNRPTIARTNMPTEEPSKEVWDNFLKKPEGALLQCFPSQIQATRIMAILDVLSNHSPDEEYLGEKIEPAWSEDMFIKGAFEKFSGRLKELEGTIDERNANRDLKNRSGAGVVPYELLKPFSPPGVTGKGVPYSISI, encoded by the exons ATGCTGAAGCCACAGCTTCACCTCTCAAATTCCACCAAAGTTCCCTTCCTGTTACACAAGCCATTCATCCATGGCAATTTTAATGCTTCACTTCCCCTTCCCATTTCAATGCACTctttctgcagaaaaaacaaacatattGTTCGAGTTGGGTTCAATCCTAACAACATAAAGGCTCAGGCTGTGGCAAGTTCTACAGAGAAGAGTGTTTCTGTGAAAGCCATTGTAACTGTGAAACCTACTGTTGGTGGGTTCCTCACAAACCTTGGGATAGACCGAGGGCTAGATGATATACAGGACTTACTTGGTAAAACCCTTCTCTTGGAGCTCGTTCAAGCAGAGCTTGATCCTA AGACGGGATTAGAGAAGGACACGATCAAGGGTTACGCACACAGGACGAAGGGCGAAGAGAACGGTGTGGTGAAGTATGAGTTAAGTTTTGAAGTTCCAGTAGATTTTGGAGAGATTGGGGCTGTTTATGTGGAGAATGAGCACCACAATGAGATGTATCTTCAGGATATTATCCTTGATGGCTTCTCTAATGGCCCTGTTTATGTGAACTGTAATTCATGGGTGCATTCAAAGTATGACAATCCTCAGAAGAGGGTCTTCTTTTCAAACAAG TCATACTTGCCATCACAGACACCAAGTGGGCTGTGCAGGTTAAGAGAAACAGAACTTGAGATTTTGCGAGGCAATGGCCAAGGAGAACGTAAGAGCTTTGAGAGAATATACGACTACGATGTGTACAATGATATTGGAAATCCTGATAGTAGTGTGGATCTTAAAAGACCTGTACTCGGTGGCAAAGAGCACCCCTATCCTAGACGTTGTAGGACTGGGCGGCCTAGGTGTAAAACAG ATCCATTGTCGGAGGAATGGAGCAGCAGTGTATATGTTCCCAGAGATGAATGCTTCGCAGAAGTAAAACAACTAACATTCTCAGCAAAGACGGTGTACTCAGTGATCCATGCATTGGTGCCATCTTTAGAGACTGCTATCATTGATGCTGACCTTGGATTCCCCTACTTCACGGCCATTGATTCACTTTTCAATGAAGGGATTAATTTGCCACCtcttaaaaaccaaaaaacaggATTTTTCAGTACCCTCTTGCCTAGGCTTATCAAGGCTATCAATGATGCTGAAGATGGTTTGTTGCGGTTTGAGACACCAGAAACAATGGAGA GAGACAAATTCTTTTGGTTTAGGGATGAGGAGTTCGCTAGGCAGACTCTTGCTGGTCTCAACCCATGTAGCATAAAGTTGGTCACG GAATGGCCATTGAAAAGTCAACTTGACCCAAAGATTTATGGCCCAGCAGAATCAGCCATCACAACAGAATTGATTGAACGAGAGATCAAAGGTTTCATGACAGTGAATGAG GccataaaaaataagaagttgTTTGTTCTAGATTACCATGATCTATTATTGCCATATGTGAGCAAAGTAAGAGAAATTAAAGGCACAACTCTCTATGGATCACGGACGCTCTTCTTCCTAACCCCAAATGGCACATTAAGGCCACTGGCCATTGAGTTGACTCGGCCACCAATGGATGGGAAGCCACAATGGAAAGATGTCTACCTTCCTACTTGGGATGCTACTGGTGTCTGGCTTTGGAGGCTGGCCAAAGCTCATGTGCTTGCCCACGATTCTGGTTATCACCAACTTGTTAGTCACTG GCTAAGGACTCATTGTGCTACAGAACCTTATATAATTGCAACAAATAGGCAACTTAGTGTGATGCACCCAATTTATAGACTGTTGCACCCTCATTTTCGGTACACTATGGAGATTAATGCCCTTGCTCGACAAGCACTTATCAATGCCGGAGGGATCATTGAGAGCTCATTCTCACCTGGCAAATACTCCTTGGAGTTTAGCTCGGTTGCCTATGACAAACAATGGCAGTTCAATTTGCAGGCATTACCAGCTGACTTAATTAGCAg GGGGATGGCTGTTGAGGATCCAACTGCTCCACATGGTCTAAAGCTCTCAATTGAGGACTACCCTTTTGCCAATGATGGCCTTCTCCTTTGGGATGCTATCAAAGAGTGGGTTAGTGAATATGTCAACCACTACTACCCTAACCCTAGCCTTATAACATCTGATCAAGAGCTCCAAGCATGGTGGAATGAGATTCGAACGGAAGGTCATGCTGACAAGAAGGACGAACCATGGTGGCCAGTCCTCAAAACCCCGAAAGACCTCATTGAAATCACCACAACAATCGTGTGGGTGGCATCCGGTCACCATGCAGCCGTGAACTTTGGACAGTATGCTTATGGTGCATATTTCCCTAACCGACCTACCATTGCTAGAACCAATATGCCCACTGAAGAGCCTTCTAAAGAGGTTTGGGACAACTTCTTGAAAAAGCCTGAAGGTGCACTCTTACAATGCTTCCCTTCACAAATTCAAGCAACAAGAATTATGGCTATTTTGGATGTACTATCAAACCATTCACCTGATGAGGAGTATCTAGGTGAGAAAATAGAGCCAGCATGGTCTGAGGACATGTTTATAAAGGGAGCCTTTGAAAAGTTTAGTGGGAGGTTGAAGGAGCTTGAGGGGACTATTGATGAGAGGAATGCAAATAGGGATTTGAAGAACAGAAGTGGAGCTGGGGTTGTGCCATATGAGCTCTTGAAGCCATTCTCACCTCCTGGAGTCACTGGAAAAGGAGTTCCTTATAGCATTTCTATTTGA